The genomic segment AGGCAGCCCAGGGCCTGGATCGTGTTGATCCGCCCCGGCCTCTTCAGAATCTTCTGCGCGTCGGCCAGGTGCGTGTAGAGCCGCACGTCTTCCTTGCTGGCGTCCTCGATCATGCAGCGCGCGACCTTCAGAGGCACGCCCTGGATCTCGATCCGCTGCCCCTCCTTGAGGCCCAGGTCATGCGCGATGGCATAGCCGACGAAGCACTCGCCGGGCCCCACGCTGTAGCCCATGGGGTCCTTGCCGGGTGCGTCCACGGCATTCCGCTCAGGCAGGATCCCCGTGAGGACGATCTCCAGGCCGCGCCAGGCCAGCCGCTGCTGCAGCGTGGCCACATAGTGATCGGCGCCGATGCCGGGGGTCTGGGCCAGCTTCTGCACATAGGCCTCGGGCATGTCGCCCCGGACCGTGTCAGTGGACCAGTACTGGGCCAGGTCGGCCTGGCCCGGCAGGACCAGCAGGTTGAAGCCCAGATTCCGCATCAGGCGCTTGGCCTCGACATTGGCCGCGCGCCCCATGGCCGTCAGACCCACGACGAGCGCCGCCGCGCAGGCGACAGCCAGCAGCGCCAGCATGAAGCTCAGCCAACGCAACCGCAGTTCGCGCACCATCAGGAGCCAAGGGGACATCAGGTGTGCCTCCGGTTGAGCCAGACCAGCAGGGCCGAGCCGCCCACCGCCGCCGCGGCGATGACCCCGCCGACGACCGCCGCGGCACGCCAACTGTGCTGCTCTAGCCCGGCCCCCTGGTCGCCGTTGGCCGGCGCATCCGGGTCCGGCTGCGACGCCGGCGGCTTCGCTTCCTGCTGGACATCGAACTCCATATAGCCGGTCGTCGGCTCGGGCACGGTCTCGCCGGGCACCAGCGCCGAGTCCCGGGCCCGGAAGCTCTTCCACACGCCGGACAGCGTCGCGGCCACATTGGGGCTGTCGGGGTCGAAGCCGAGGGCCTCGCGGACCTGCTGGCGGATGTCGTTGCCCCAGTTCAGCGGCAGCGCCGGGCCGAGCAGCCAGGTCGGGTCCGCGGTGCAGGTGCAGTTCTTGCCCAGCAGGTGGAACAGCTCCAGGAAGCGCCCCTCGGTGGCCTGTGTCGCCGTCAGCACCGGTCCCACGCGCCGCCCCCGGCCGAACAGCACCGCCGCTCGCGTGGCGCGCGGGTCACCCTCGTCCAGACCGACGCTCCAGCGCAGAACCCGCTCCCGTGGGTCATCCGCCCGCACGCGCACGACGGCCGGCGCCACGGCGACCGGATCGCCCATCTCGGGCTTGAAGCCCACGAGCTTGTCGGCCGCCTTGCCCGCCGCCTTCAGGACGGTCGTGTTCTGCGCCTTGTCGGCGCCCTCCACGACCACGACGACACACCAGGCGCTGATGATGTCCCGGAC from the bacterium genome contains:
- a CDS encoding FtsX-like permease family protein is translated as MSPWLLMVRELRLRWLSFMLALLAVACAAALVVGLTAMGRAANVEAKRLMRNLGFNLLVLPGQADLAQYWSTDTVRGDMPEAYVQKLAQTPGIGADHYVATLQQRLAWRGLEIVLTGILPERNAVDAPGKDPMGYSVGPGECFVGYAIAHDLGLKEGQRIEIQGVPLKVARCMIEDASKEDVRLYTHLADAQKILKRPGRINTIQALGCLCTGGALSILRGRIAKVLPDTYVTELRTIATARVETRQMVEQNAGVVVGTVVLTAALWVALLAWLNVRERRQEIGVLRALGFGSGHVAVLFLGRAVLIGALGALLGFAVGTWLAGAYGADIFKLTFAKVKPAVDLLPRTVLGCVAITALASLLPAMVAVTQDPARTLMEE